In one window of Silvanigrella paludirubra DNA:
- a CDS encoding DMT family transporter, protein MNSLYLKNTVYPIILLISLGFTWGTSFSIAKFAMESGITPLGYAFWQSFGPAILVFILSYIQKKSVPPYNLQHVFFYFICGLLGIALPNLTMYFSASHVPSGILGLIINTSPILTYVLSIIFSIEKFSWIRFIGIVFGFIGLFILFFPKLSNYLEYKWMLFALLTPLLLASCTVFMVKLRPNNTSSLALSCGMLVAATFIILPLVYLNNSFHPIVFPLSKPDLFIVIEIILSSIGYVLFFELLRVAGAVFYSLVGCIVALAGLFWGYIIFGENIKPFEWFSILFIISAIFLVSKKNK, encoded by the coding sequence ATGAATTCTTTATATTTAAAAAATACTGTTTATCCTATTATTTTGTTAATATCGCTAGGTTTTACTTGGGGAACAAGTTTTTCCATTGCTAAATTTGCAATGGAAAGTGGAATAACGCCACTTGGCTATGCATTTTGGCAAAGTTTTGGGCCTGCTATTTTAGTTTTTATACTTTCTTATATTCAAAAAAAATCAGTTCCTCCTTATAATTTACAGCACGTCTTTTTTTATTTTATTTGTGGATTACTTGGAATTGCTTTGCCTAATTTAACAATGTATTTTTCAGCCTCACATGTACCTTCAGGGATTTTAGGTCTTATTATAAATACTTCTCCAATTTTGACATATGTATTATCTATTATATTTTCAATTGAAAAATTCTCATGGATAAGATTTATCGGAATTGTATTTGGTTTTATTGGATTATTTATTTTATTTTTTCCAAAATTATCAAATTATTTAGAATACAAATGGATGTTATTTGCATTATTAACTCCATTATTATTAGCTTCTTGTACCGTTTTTATGGTTAAACTTAGACCAAATAATACTTCTTCTTTAGCGCTTTCGTGTGGAATGTTGGTTGCGGCAACTTTTATTATTTTGCCTTTAGTATACTTAAATAATAGTTTTCATCCCATTGTTTTTCCTTTAAGTAAACCTGATCTTTTTATAGTTATTGAAATTATATTATCTAGTATTGGATATGTTTTGTTTTTTGAATTATTAAGAGTAGCTGGAGCTGTTTTTTATAGTTTAGTAGGTTGTATTGTTGCTTTAGCTGGTTTGTTTTGGGGTTATATAATATTTGGCGAAAATATAAAACCATTTGAGTGGTTTTCGATCTTATTTATAATTTCTGCTATATTTCTTGTTTCTAAAAAAAATAAATAA
- the sfsA gene encoding DNA/RNA nuclease SfsA, with the protein MNLLKYEIMLDECNFVKRYKRFFVDVKTKENDILTVHCANSGSMKSCLVDGSQAYILDSKNPSRKLRYSLELLKLEDGLACLNTSRANQFIEKLLFNTIGQKEQNNFIEALFPYEKFQFWNQFKREAVFTKETRFDFCLSSSTSAKKCWIEVKSVSLKLENNVWAFPDAVTERGQKHLKELIHAKKSGDESWLFFVLMRGNNISEEILKNGFRAAHEIDPTYSLLLEEAKKEGVNIALVIPSISTEGFSLRKFFLIN; encoded by the coding sequence ATGAATTTATTAAAATATGAAATCATGTTGGACGAATGTAATTTTGTAAAAAGATATAAACGATTTTTTGTAGATGTAAAAACAAAAGAAAATGATATATTAACTGTACATTGTGCAAATAGCGGTAGTATGAAAAGCTGTTTGGTCGATGGTTCGCAAGCATATATATTAGACTCTAAAAATCCTTCACGGAAATTGAGATATTCTTTAGAATTATTAAAATTAGAAGATGGTTTAGCATGTTTAAATACATCTAGAGCAAATCAATTTATTGAAAAATTATTATTTAATACAATTGGACAAAAAGAACAAAACAACTTTATTGAAGCTCTTTTTCCATATGAAAAATTCCAATTTTGGAATCAATTTAAAAGAGAAGCTGTTTTTACTAAAGAAACAAGATTTGACTTCTGTTTAAGCTCTTCTACTTCGGCAAAAAAATGTTGGATTGAAGTAAAAAGTGTAAGTTTAAAATTGGAAAATAATGTTTGGGCTTTTCCCGATGCCGTTACAGAAAGAGGGCAAAAGCACTTAAAAGAATTAATTCATGCAAAAAAATCAGGAGATGAATCTTGGTTGTTTTTTGTACTAATGAGAGGGAATAATATTTCAGAAGAAATATTAAAAAATGGTTTTCGAGCAGCTCATGAAATTGATCCGACTTATTCTTTATTGCTGGAAGAAGCTAAAAAAGAAGGGGTCAATATTGCTCTTGTTATTCCAAGTATTTCTACCGAAGGATTCTCTCTTAGAAAGTTTTTCTTAATAAACTAA
- a CDS encoding Hsp33 family molecular chaperone HslO, whose translation MFQDYLFFGVDTKVYYSYRMLHLSHLVEEAKNLHNLNNNRALLLSDTLLGSVLLSSILDYEERINLRIHCGSDFTIGTETSYLAETRGYIECNEESEIVKQIDLGNNIIPELQIRSMRSQRKKSTLSEGHTVSKLNSIEQALNDHLSSSYQMNTYLKISSWVNENDGKINAFGVIYQELPDIPESVSEKLKNHIASLPSMKDLYLLNSDADVLSKKLIPDETKAVKSLNPKFVCSCSQERVESVLVTLPMEDLSDIIKKSEDLEMKCHYCNRNYIVGMNKISQIYASRSNVNSESSEMN comes from the coding sequence ATGTTTCAAGACTATCTTTTTTTTGGAGTAGATACAAAAGTTTATTATAGCTATCGAATGCTCCATTTAAGCCATTTGGTTGAAGAAGCTAAAAATCTTCATAATTTAAATAATAATCGAGCTCTTCTTTTGTCTGATACCCTTCTTGGAAGTGTATTATTATCATCAATATTAGATTATGAAGAGAGAATTAATTTAAGAATTCATTGTGGCAGTGACTTTACAATAGGCACAGAAACTTCATATTTAGCAGAAACTCGAGGCTATATTGAATGCAATGAGGAATCTGAAATAGTAAAACAAATAGATTTGGGAAATAATATTATTCCTGAACTTCAAATTAGATCAATGCGTTCTCAAAGAAAAAAATCTACTTTATCGGAAGGGCATACGGTTTCAAAATTAAATTCAATTGAACAAGCTTTAAATGATCATTTATCGTCTAGTTATCAAATGAATACGTATCTAAAAATAAGTAGTTGGGTGAATGAGAATGATGGAAAAATCAATGCTTTTGGAGTTATTTATCAGGAATTGCCTGATATTCCAGAAAGTGTTTCTGAAAAACTAAAAAATCATATTGCTTCTTTGCCATCTATGAAAGATTTATATTTATTAAATAGTGATGCAGATGTTTTATCAAAAAAATTAATTCCAGATGAAACAAAAGCTGTAAAAAGTTTAAATCCAAAATTTGTTTGTAGTTGCTCACAAGAAAGAGTGGAAAGTGTTCTTGTTACATTACCAATGGAAGATCTTTCTGATATAATAAAAAAATCCGAAGATTTAGAAATGAAATGTCATTATTGTAACAGAAATTATATTGTTGGCATGAATAAAATTTCACAAATATATGCTAGCAGAAGTAATGTAAATTCTGAATCATCTGAAATGAATTAA
- the guaB gene encoding IMP dehydrogenase, translating to MVNEFSKENTLFTRKVVSDALTFDDVLLLPNYSETLPHEVDVCSYLSKSIKLHSPIISAAMDSVTEHELAACMARLGGLGIIHKNLSPEAQAEEVRLVKRSESGVVANPLTISPNDTIKQAKAIMESRKISGLPVVHNEKLVGLVTGRDIRFEANESIQIKDIMTERSKLIVMPKKHRDTPFDNNLFENVKNLLQKHRIKKLPIVDENDHLIGLITRRDIENAIKHPNASKDASGRLLVGAAVGVTPFDIEQRIPALVEAGIDVLVIDTAHGHSRGVISTVAAVKKQYGNKFSIVAGNIATGAAAKALAEAGADCVKVGIGPGSICTTRIVAGIGVPQISAIMSVAEALAGTNVKIIADGGIKFSGDIVKALAAGAHTVMLGGLLAGTEESPGERISFQGKVFKKYRGMGSLGAMKQGSKDRYFQGTQSDNNKLVPEGIEGQVPYKGPLSEVLHQLVGGIRAGMGYTGATDILDLQTKAEFVKITAAGLRESHVHDVNITEEAPNYSISRG from the coding sequence ATGGTCAATGAATTTAGTAAGGAAAACACTTTATTTACACGTAAGGTTGTCTCTGACGCCTTAACTTTTGATGATGTTTTATTACTTCCTAACTATTCCGAAACATTGCCACATGAAGTTGATGTTTGTTCCTATTTATCTAAATCTATTAAACTTCATAGCCCTATCATATCCGCTGCTATGGATAGTGTTACTGAACACGAGCTTGCTGCTTGTATGGCAAGACTAGGTGGTCTTGGAATCATACATAAAAATCTTTCTCCAGAAGCTCAGGCAGAAGAAGTAAGACTCGTTAAACGCTCCGAAAGCGGTGTAGTAGCAAATCCTTTAACAATTTCCCCTAATGATACTATTAAGCAAGCTAAAGCCATCATGGAAAGCAGAAAAATTTCTGGTCTACCTGTTGTGCATAATGAAAAGCTTGTTGGACTTGTTACAGGACGTGATATTAGATTTGAAGCAAACGAATCTATACAAATAAAAGATATTATGACTGAGAGAAGCAAATTAATCGTTATGCCTAAAAAACATAGAGATACTCCTTTCGATAATAATTTATTTGAAAATGTTAAAAATTTACTTCAAAAACATAGAATAAAAAAACTTCCTATTGTTGATGAAAATGATCATTTAATTGGTCTTATCACAAGAAGAGACATTGAAAATGCAATTAAACATCCAAATGCAAGCAAAGATGCATCTGGAAGGCTTTTAGTTGGAGCTGCAGTTGGAGTAACTCCTTTCGATATTGAGCAAAGAATCCCGGCGCTTGTTGAAGCAGGAATAGACGTTCTTGTGATAGACACGGCGCATGGCCACAGCAGAGGCGTTATTTCAACAGTGGCAGCAGTAAAAAAACAATATGGGAACAAGTTTTCTATTGTTGCTGGAAATATTGCCACAGGCGCTGCTGCAAAAGCTTTAGCTGAAGCAGGCGCTGATTGTGTAAAAGTTGGAATTGGTCCTGGCTCCATTTGTACGACAAGAATAGTTGCTGGGATTGGAGTGCCGCAAATTAGTGCTATCATGAGTGTAGCAGAAGCTCTTGCTGGTACAAATGTGAAAATAATTGCTGACGGTGGAATTAAATTTAGTGGCGATATTGTTAAAGCACTAGCAGCGGGAGCGCACACCGTTATGCTAGGAGGATTGCTAGCTGGTACTGAAGAATCACCAGGGGAAAGAATTAGCTTTCAAGGAAAAGTATTTAAAAAATACAGGGGTATGGGTTCATTAGGAGCTATGAAACAAGGCTCAAAAGATCGCTATTTCCAAGGAACACAAAGCGATAATAATAAATTAGTTCCTGAAGGTATTGAAGGACAAGTTCCATATAAAGGTCCTCTAAGCGAAGTGCTTCACCAACTTGTTGGCGGAATTCGAGCAGGCATGGGATACACTGGCGCAACAGATATTCTCGATCTTCAAACTAAAGCAGAGTTCGTGAAAATAACGGCTGCTGGTTTAAGAGAAAGCCATGTTCATGATGTAAATATTACGGAAGAAGCTCCAAACTACAGCATAAGTAGAGGATAA
- the guaA gene encoding glutamine-hydrolyzing GMP synthase, with protein MILVIDFGSQFTQLVARRIRELSVYSEIVPFTSAKERISELKKQKLLSGIIFSGGPHSVYENNSPKIDLNIETLEVPVLGICYGLQLINFMLGGTVAPSKNREYGFEKIIVEKNIQSENPLYKIKDIEENIVWMSHGDEIKELSSKLTIDSVTRNKVISSFHHKSLPIFGVQFHPEVEHSKYGRDIIKSFVQDICKDKKEWDSSLQIERAVELIKEKVTAEGPDTQVICALSGGVDSCVAAVLTQKAIGDKLLCLFINNGLLRKNEYEEVLARFKKDLNLNVKGVDASELFLSRLAGVTDPEKKRKIIGNTFIDVFESETKEIPNAKFLVQGTLYPDVIESISLHGTSVTIKTHHNVGGLPEKMKFKLIEPLRELFKDEVRRLGAEMNIPNDMLARHPFPGPGLGIRVLGEVTKERLNIAREADAIFIEELKKQNLYNSTWQAFVVLLPVSSVGVMGDGRTYESVAAIRCVSATDGMTADWSKLPYEFLAHVSSRIINEVKGINRVVYDISTKPPATIEWE; from the coding sequence ATGATTTTAGTAATTGATTTTGGATCACAATTTACACAGTTAGTAGCAAGAAGAATTAGAGAATTATCTGTTTACTCTGAAATTGTTCCTTTTACATCTGCAAAAGAAAGAATTTCTGAATTAAAAAAACAAAAATTACTTTCTGGAATTATATTTTCTGGTGGCCCACATAGTGTTTATGAAAACAATTCTCCTAAAATAGATTTGAATATTGAAACACTTGAAGTTCCAGTACTTGGAATCTGTTACGGATTACAATTAATTAATTTTATGCTTGGTGGGACAGTAGCTCCTTCTAAAAATAGAGAATATGGTTTTGAAAAAATTATAGTTGAAAAAAACATTCAATCAGAAAACCCATTATATAAAATTAAAGATATTGAAGAAAATATAGTTTGGATGAGTCATGGTGATGAAATAAAAGAATTATCTTCTAAGTTAACAATTGATTCCGTTACAAGAAATAAAGTAATTTCTTCTTTTCATCATAAAAGCTTACCTATTTTTGGTGTGCAATTTCATCCAGAAGTAGAACATTCTAAATATGGAAGAGATATCATAAAGAGCTTTGTCCAAGATATTTGTAAAGATAAAAAAGAATGGGATAGTTCATTACAAATTGAAAGAGCTGTTGAACTTATAAAAGAAAAAGTAACAGCAGAAGGTCCTGACACACAAGTTATATGCGCTCTAAGTGGTGGCGTTGATTCTTGTGTTGCAGCTGTTTTAACTCAAAAAGCAATTGGTGATAAGTTACTTTGTTTATTTATTAATAACGGCTTATTAAGAAAAAACGAGTATGAAGAAGTTCTTGCAAGATTTAAAAAAGATTTAAATTTAAATGTAAAAGGCGTTGATGCCTCTGAACTTTTTTTATCTCGTTTAGCAGGTGTTACTGATCCAGAGAAAAAAAGAAAAATCATTGGAAATACTTTTATAGATGTATTTGAATCTGAAACCAAAGAAATTCCAAATGCTAAATTTTTAGTACAAGGTACTTTGTACCCTGACGTCATAGAATCTATTTCTCTTCATGGAACAAGCGTAACAATTAAAACTCATCATAATGTTGGTGGCCTTCCTGAAAAAATGAAATTTAAACTCATTGAACCACTAAGAGAACTTTTTAAAGACGAAGTCAGAAGACTTGGTGCAGAAATGAATATTCCAAATGACATGCTAGCAAGACATCCTTTTCCTGGACCTGGTTTAGGAATCCGAGTTTTAGGCGAAGTAACAAAAGAGAGATTAAATATCGCTCGTGAGGCAGACGCTATTTTTATAGAAGAGTTAAAAAAACAAAATCTATATAATTCTACCTGGCAAGCATTTGTGGTATTGTTACCTGTAAGTTCTGTTGGAGTCATGGGTGATGGTCGCACTTATGAAAGCGTTGCCGCAATTCGATGCGTAAGTGCCACAGATGGTATGACAGCGGATTGGAGTAAACTTCCATACGAGTTTTTAGCTCATGTTTCCTCTAGAATTATAAATGAAGTTAAAGGTATTAACAGAGTTGTTTATGATATAAGCACAAAACCACCAGCGACAATTGAATGGGAATAA
- the ahcY gene encoding adenosylhomocysteinase, with the protein MDYKVKDISLSELGRRQIELAEKEMPGLMTLRERYGKTKPLKGARIAGSLHMTVETAVLIETLTILGADVRWSSCNIFSTVDAAASAIASTGVPVFAWKGETEEEYVWCIEQTLKFSNGQGPNMLLDDGGDLTTLVHKKFPQLLKEIKGVSEETTTGVHHLHQMLKKGELKIPAINVNDSVTKSKFDNLYGCRESLPDGIKRATDIMIAGKTVLIAGYGDVGKGCAHSMKSHGARVLITEIDPINALQAAMEGYQVVRVEDVIHEAHIFVTTTGCCDIITADHMTKMRDQALVCNIGHFDVEIDVAGLKAIKGIKHINIKPQVDKYRFPDGHEIILLAEGRLVNLGCATGHPAFVMSTSFTNQVLAQIELWQNSSQYKIDVYTLPKKLDEEVARLHLEKLGVKLTKLTNKQSEYLNINIDGPYKPDAYRY; encoded by the coding sequence ATGGACTATAAAGTTAAAGATATTTCCCTTTCCGAACTTGGAAGAAGACAAATTGAATTAGCTGAAAAAGAAATGCCTGGTTTAATGACACTAAGGGAAAGATACGGAAAAACAAAACCCCTTAAAGGAGCTCGTATTGCTGGCAGTTTACATATGACTGTAGAAACTGCTGTACTTATTGAAACACTTACAATACTTGGGGCCGATGTACGCTGGTCTAGCTGTAATATTTTTTCTACAGTTGACGCTGCGGCTTCTGCGATTGCCTCTACTGGTGTTCCTGTTTTTGCATGGAAAGGCGAAACGGAAGAAGAGTATGTTTGGTGCATTGAGCAAACTCTTAAATTTTCAAACGGCCAAGGTCCAAATATGCTACTTGATGATGGTGGCGACTTAACAACTTTGGTTCACAAAAAATTTCCTCAATTATTAAAAGAAATCAAAGGCGTTTCAGAAGAAACAACAACAGGTGTTCACCATTTACACCAAATGCTAAAAAAAGGTGAATTAAAAATTCCTGCAATAAATGTAAATGATAGCGTAACAAAAAGTAAATTTGATAATTTATATGGCTGTAGAGAATCTTTACCTGACGGCATTAAAAGAGCAACAGATATCATGATCGCCGGCAAAACTGTTTTAATAGCAGGATACGGTGATGTTGGTAAAGGCTGCGCTCACTCAATGAAGTCACACGGAGCAAGAGTATTAATTACTGAAATTGATCCAATAAATGCTTTACAAGCTGCAATGGAAGGCTATCAAGTTGTTCGAGTGGAAGATGTCATTCATGAAGCACATATCTTTGTTACCACAACAGGATGCTGCGATATCATAACAGCAGATCATATGACAAAAATGAGAGATCAGGCCTTAGTTTGCAACATTGGGCATTTTGATGTTGAGATAGATGTAGCTGGATTAAAAGCTATTAAAGGTATTAAACATATAAATATCAAACCTCAAGTTGATAAATATCGTTTTCCTGATGGACATGAAATAATTTTATTAGCAGAAGGAAGACTTGTTAACTTAGGTTGTGCAACAGGACACCCAGCCTTTGTAATGAGTACTAGTTTTACAAATCAAGTTTTAGCTCAAATTGAATTATGGCAAAATAGCAGCCAATATAAAATTGATGTATATACACTACCTAAAAAACTTGATGAAGAAGTTGCGCGTCTTCACCTTGAAAAACTTGGAGTTAAGTTAACAAAACTAACAAATAAACAATCTGAATATTTAAATATAAATATTGATGGTCCTTACAAACCAGATGCATATAGATATTAA
- a CDS encoding glycosyltransferase family 2 protein, producing the protein MQSYHISNFVPEIEKLTAVVITKNEEKNIAKCLNSLSFVDEIIVVDSGSTDKTLDIVKTYKDIVLIQTEWFGFVENKRIGINRATHDWILWIDADEEVPKELANEWITRIHQGTFHETGAIDFPRKTFFLGHWVKHSGWYPGKVIRFFHKKRAYLSDNILHEGVIPKTGYVVEHFQTDLLHYSYTSMYQYFDKMNKYGYAGAREIARKKKIAFFPQILLQPIWTFFKFYILKKGFLDGRIGIIICMGAAFSNFIKYANYFFLKKYQYVDLNEKK; encoded by the coding sequence ATGCAGAGCTATCATATTTCAAATTTTGTTCCAGAAATTGAAAAGCTCACTGCTGTTGTTATTACAAAAAATGAAGAAAAAAATATTGCAAAATGCCTAAACTCTTTATCGTTTGTAGATGAAATTATTGTTGTTGATTCTGGAAGCACAGATAAAACACTAGATATTGTTAAAACATATAAAGATATTGTTCTCATACAAACGGAATGGTTTGGATTTGTTGAAAATAAAAGAATAGGTATCAATCGAGCAACCCATGATTGGATTCTTTGGATCGATGCAGATGAAGAAGTTCCAAAAGAACTTGCAAACGAGTGGATAACAAGAATTCATCAGGGAACTTTTCATGAAACGGGAGCCATAGATTTTCCAAGAAAAACTTTCTTTTTAGGACACTGGGTTAAACATTCTGGCTGGTATCCAGGAAAAGTCATTCGTTTTTTTCATAAAAAACGAGCTTATTTAAGTGATAATATTCTTCATGAGGGCGTCATTCCTAAAACAGGTTATGTCGTCGAGCATTTTCAAACTGATTTATTGCATTACTCTTACACTTCAATGTATCAATATTTTGATAAAATGAATAAATATGGATATGCAGGAGCAAGGGAAATTGCCAGAAAAAAGAAAATAGCCTTTTTTCCTCAAATTCTTTTACAGCCTATTTGGACTTTTTTTAAATTTTATATTCTTAAAAAAGGTTTTTTAGATGGTAGGATTGGAATTATTATTTGCATGGGAGCTGCTTTTTCTAATTTTATTAAATACGCAAATTACTTTTTTCTAAAAAAATATCAATATGTAGACCTAAACGAAAAAAAATAA
- a CDS encoding glycosyltransferase family 9 protein, translated as MEENLYQRVLISRTDNIGDVILTLPMAALIKEKYPNSKILFLGKKYTKPIIDICTNIDEFYDWDEIKKSSDIANELNKINCDTIIHVFPNKEIAKSAKKAGIKNRVGTNRRLFHWIYCNKNITLSRKKSDLHESQLNLKLLSPLNINTELKTNQISNFYGLKIKNKLPEKFNNLIDNSKFNLILHPKSKGSAREWGVDNFVTLANSLPEESFKVFFSGSAEESNFIKSNIINRCPSAIDISGLFNLNEFISFIDMCDGLIANSTGPLHIASALGKNTIGLYPPIEAMAPKRWAPIGIHAQYLIGKNISKNEYCNIKCTIQKKCLCMENISPNILLNIITTWKKISNG; from the coding sequence ATGGAAGAAAATTTATATCAAAGAGTTTTAATTAGCCGAACCGATAATATTGGTGATGTTATATTAACTCTACCAATGGCTGCTTTAATTAAAGAAAAATATCCAAACTCTAAAATTTTATTTCTTGGAAAAAAATATACCAAACCCATAATAGATATTTGCACAAACATTGATGAATTTTATGACTGGGATGAAATAAAAAAAAGCTCAGACATAGCAAATGAGTTAAATAAAATAAATTGTGATACGATCATTCATGTTTTTCCAAATAAAGAAATTGCAAAATCTGCAAAAAAAGCAGGCATAAAAAACAGAGTAGGAACAAACAGAAGATTATTTCATTGGATATATTGTAACAAAAATATAACATTGAGCAGAAAGAAATCAGACTTACATGAATCTCAATTAAATTTAAAACTTTTGTCTCCACTAAATATAAATACAGAATTAAAAACAAATCAAATATCTAATTTTTATGGGCTAAAAATAAAAAATAAATTACCTGAAAAATTCAATAATTTAATTGATAATTCAAAATTTAATTTAATTTTACACCCTAAATCAAAAGGCAGTGCAAGAGAATGGGGCGTTGATAATTTTGTTACTTTAGCAAATTCATTGCCAGAAGAGTCATTCAAAGTTTTCTTTTCAGGAAGTGCAGAAGAATCCAATTTTATAAAAAGCAATATTATAAATAGATGTCCTTCAGCTATAGATATCTCTGGTTTATTTAATTTAAACGAATTTATTTCATTTATAGATATGTGCGATGGCTTAATTGCAAATAGCACTGGACCTCTACATATTGCATCGGCATTAGGAAAAAATACCATTGGTCTTTATCCACCAATTGAAGCAATGGCTCCTAAAAGATGGGCTCCTATTGGTATTCATGCTCAATATTTAATAGGAAAGAATATAAGTAAAAATGAGTATTGTAATATAAAATGCACAATTCAAAAAAAATGCCTTTGCATGGAAAATATTTCACCTAATATTTTATTAAACATAATTACAACCTGGAAAAAAATTTCTAATGGTTGA